TCACACCTCCTCGCTAATAGACGGTGTGATGCTAATCGGGTTAACTATAGTATGAAAAAATGAAGGATATATGAAAATAGAAAATGTTGAACTAAAAATAGGAGATAAAATTTTTAATTTACCAGTAAAGACAGCTTCGATCGGTCAAGATGTTATTGATGTTAGCAGTATATATTCATTAACAGGCTATTTCACTTACGACCCTGGATTTATGTCTACAGCAGCTTGTAAATCGGCTATGACATATATAGACGGTGATCAGGGGATATTGAGATATCGGGGATATGATATTAAAACATTAGCAGAAAGAAGTAATTTTTTAGAGGTATCCTATTTGCTATTAAATGGTGAATTGCCGACTATTGATCAATATAAATCTTTCTCTCAGAAAATTACTTATCATTCTTTGATTAATGAGCAGCTTAGAAATTTATTTATGGCGTTTTGTCCATCAGATCATCCTATGGCAATTATGCTGGCGGTGGTAGGCTCTTTATCTGCATTCTATCCAGATTTTCTAAATGTAGAAGAAAATGAGCGTGAGTTGATTGCTATTAGAATGATTGCAAAAATGCCAACTATTGCGGCAATGGCATATAAATATTCAATAGGACAGCCTTTTATCTATCCTGACAATAGCTTAGATTTTACTGAAAATTTTCTCTATATGATGTTCTCAACACCTTGTGAAAAATATAAGGTGAATCAGGTAGTAAAAAATGCCTTAGATAAAATATTTATCCTCCATGCTGACCATGAGCAGAATGCCTCCACTTCGACAGTACGTTTAGCCGGATCATCCGGAGCAAATCCATTTGCTTGTATCAGTACTGGCATAGCTTCTTTATGGGGTCCAGCCCATGGTGGAGCTAATGAGGCAGTAATTAACATGTTGAAAGAAATTGGCACCATAAACCGTATTCCGGAATATATCGCACGGGCAAAAGATAAAAACGATCCATTCCGATTAATGGGTTTTGGTCACCGAGTTTATAAAAGTTATGATCCAAGAGCAATTGTACTTAGAGAAACTTGCAAAGAAGTATTAGATGAGTTAGGGAACCGTAATAACCCCTTATTACAAATTGCTACTGAGCTTGAAAAAATTGCTCTCAATGACCAATATTTTATCGATCGCAAGCTTTATCCGAATGTTGATTTTTATTCTGGTATTATTTATCAGGCTATGGGTATACCATCACAGATGTTTACAGTATTGTTTGCTATGGCAAGAACTGTCGGCTGGATGGGGCAATGGAAAGAGATGCATGAAGATCCAGAACAAAAAATTAGCAGACCTCGGCAATTATATACTGGGTATGTACAAAGAGAATTTATGCCTTATGATAAAAGATAGCTAAAAAATAAGGTAGCTTTATGGATTGCTTCGACCATTACATGGTCTTGCAATGACGCCTATGAGCAATGGAGGAAATCTATAACACCACAAAACTCATTTGTGGTATTAATTTTTTGGATTTCCATCTACGCAGAATGGCATAGTAGAAAGGTATTTTTCTTAAACTTATATCCTAAAATATTCTATATCAAATCCCAAAAATTACTTTAGTTATTGCTATTACTCGGATTAAAAAGAAAATTAAATTCTTTCCAGCTATCGTAACGTTGAGGGTCTAGATTATTAATAGGGCTTGCTTGCCATACTGCCCTCATTGCACTGTCAGATAGAGCATCACAAGCTGTTTTCGTTATATTTGGGCATATTGTTTCTTTTACTTTTACTTCTTTAACATTGCCATCTTTATTTAAAGCTATATACAAAATTACCCTTAACTGCTCAAGATTTTGTATCCCAATAGGCTTACTCCATAATCTCTCTATTTGTTGCTTAATTAAAGATATTTCACTGATAGAAAGAGCTAACGTGTCATCGTATGAACCTTTCGATTCCTGAGTTTCTTTATTTTCTTTGGCTCTTGCTTGTTTATTTGACTTTGCATTAGAGCCTTCGGATGATTGCTCTAAATTTTTAAGCAAAGAATCTAAGTCACTTTTATTAGGAATTTTCTTTTTTTTCTCAATTGGCTTCTTTGCTTCTGTAGGCTTTTTCACTTCTGTAGGTTTCTTCTCTTCTATAGCCTTCTTTTTTTCGATAATAGGTTTTTCTTCTAGAGGCTTTTTTTCCTCAATAATAGGCTTCTCTTCAATGGACTTCTTCTCTTCTACCGGTTTTTCTTCTACAATTTTCTTTTCTTCAACAGCCTTCTCTACAGGTTTTTTCTCTTCTACATAATCAGGTTTGCTTTGTTCTACCTTTTTTACATCTTGATTTTCTATAGCTTTTTCAGGTTGTTTGGTTTTATTGGGTACATTAGATTGATTACTAATCGGTAACATTTCAAAAACTATTACTTGCTCTTCAGGAAGTTTTTTAAACAATGATGGCATACCAAATAAGAAAAAATAAATTATTAGTAAATGAAGTGCCATCGAGCAAATAAAAGAGACAGAAACAATATTATTATTTTTCATTATATTTAATATTTGAAACTAGTGCTACTTTAGAAAAGCCAGCTGTATGGATTTCAGCTACAACACTAACTACCTCACCATAGGATACATTTTTATCTCCTCTTACAAAAATTCTAGTATCTTTTTTTTCTTTTGTAATATTAGTTAGCTTGCTAGCCAAATTTTGTCTTTCTATTTTAGATTCTAATAAATATAATTCTCCTTTATTGTTAATACTAATCACTAACGGCTCATCTTGTCCTGACAGTGGACTAGAAGTTGTTTCTGGTAGATCAACATTAATACCTGATACTAGCATTGGAGAGGTTATCATAAAGATGATTAACAATACTAGCATAACATCAACGAGTGGTGTAACGTTAATCTCGCTGACTAAATTACTTCTTGCTCTTTGATTGCCTGAGTTATTACCTAAGTTGCGTAATTGTATTGCCATTACATTTTTCCTTCATCTATAGCTCTTGATAATATAGAACTAAGCTCATTAATAAAATCATCGATTTTGTTGTTAATCTTAATTATTTGCGAGGAAAGGTAATTATAAAAAATCACTGCCGGAATTGCTGCAAATAAGCCAATTGCCGTTGCAAGTAGAGCTTCTGCAATACCAGGGGCGACAACAGCAAGTGAGGTGTTTTTTGATGCTGCAATAGACTGAAAACTATGCATAATCCCCCAGACAGTACCCAGCAATCCTATGAATGGTGTACTAGAAGCAACAGTTGCCAAAAAACCTAAATTTTGTTCTAATCTTTCAATTTCACGATTTCTGATCAAATACATAGATTGTATTATTCGCTCTTTATGACTAATTTTAAGTGCATCAGTGAGGTTTTTGGAACTTTGACGGTTACATTCATTCATCGCGGCTACAAAAATTGCAGCAAGAGGATTATTGATTGTTCTTTTGGTAGTTTCATATAATTGGTCTAAAACTGTTCCAGACCAAAAAGTAACTTCAAAAACTGCAATCTTCCTTCTTACCTGAATTAAATGGAGTATCTTATCTATAATAATAGTCCATGCCCAGATTGAGGCAATTACCAAAATTATCATAACAGATTTTCCGATGATATCAGATGACGATATCAGAGAAAAAATTGACGAACCACTTTGTGCTGTAATTTCTACAACATCATTAATATTATTATTTGTACTCATTGTTGCCATTATATATTATTTAAAATGTTATTTTGAATAACTATATATAAAATCCCTGATAGTACAATAAACTGTTTAACTTTATATAATTAAGTGCTAATAATATAGCAAATATTGCTAATATTCAAATGATTTGATATTAGTGCTAACGCGTTATTATGATAAAATGAAGTGACATGACTAAAAAAATTGTGGCAATTATTGGCAGACCCAATGTCGGAAAATCTACGCTCTTTAATCGTTTAGCTATCAGGAAAAAGGCAATCGTACATGATCTCCCTGGGGTAACACGCGACCGAAAATACGCTGACGCACAAATTGGCCCATTCGATTTTACGGTAATTGATACTCCTGGTTTAGAAGAAGCAGAAGATGAAAAATTAGAATATAGAATGATGCAACAAACTATGGAAGCGATTATAGAGGCAGATTTGCTATGTCTTGTGGTAGATGGCAAGGAGGGGGTGTTACCTGAAGATCAGTTTTTTGCTAATTTTATCAGAAGATATAATAAGAAATCTGTGTTAATCGTTAATAAATGTGAAGGACGATTTGACTTTGCTAAAGAATATTACAAGCTTGGTTTTGATAATGTAGTACCAATTTCTGCCGAGCATGGTGTTGGTATGGCAGATTTATACGATGCAATAACTGAAGAATTAGAAAATAAAGATGGAGAGGAAGAATTAACTGACCAATTAACCGATCCAATAAAAGCTAACTATATACAAATAGTGGTGAGTGGTCGACCAAACGCAGGAAAATCTACTTTTATTAATAGCATTATTAACAATGAAAGATTATTAACAGGGCCTGAAGCCGGTATAACAAGAGAATCTATAGAAATTGATTGGCTATATAATGATAATAAATTTAAATTAATTGATACGGCTGGCTTAAGAAAAAAAGGAACGGTTACTAAATCCTTAGAAAAATTATCATCTTCTGATGCTATTAATAGCATCAAGTTTGCTAATACAGTTATTCTGATGGTTGATGCACGAACTCCTCTAGAACAACAAGATTTAAATATTGCCAATTATGTTATAGATCAAGGCAGAAGTTTGCTTATAGTAGTTAATAAGTGGGATCTGATTGAGAGAAGAGACCAGGATAAATTTAAAAAGGAATTTGCTTATAAGATAGAAACCAATCTACCGCAAGTTAGAGGATTGCCAATAATATTCATATCAGCCTTAAAAAAACATAATATTAATATGGTGCTAGATGAATCTATCATAATTTATAATTTATGGAATAAAAAAATTACAACAAGTAAACTGAATGATTGGTTAGGTTTTGCCCTTGAACAACATCCGTTACCCTTACAAAAAGGCGGAAGACGTGTTAGAATTAAATATATGACTCAAACAAAAATTCGTCCACCGACCTTTAAGTTATTTTCCAATAATCCTGAAAAAATCACTGATAGTTATACTAGGTACCTTATAAACAACTTGCGGGCAGCTTTTAATTTACCAGGTGTTCCAATAAGATTTATTTATACCAAAACTGAGAATCCATATGTAAAATCATAGAATGTTAGCGTTCACGAAAAAAAGTTAAAGTATAATATGTCTAATCGATGCTATGGTACTTATGTCATGGCAATTGTCATAACATAAACACATTCAGCTCCAGAATCTTTTAAGATTTTAGCACATTTGTTAACTGTAGTTCCAGTGGTCAATACATCATCTACTAATAATATTTTTTGACCTATAATCTGATATTTTTTATTGAGTATAAGGCTATTTGATAAGTTTTTTTCTCGTTCTTTTTTAGATAAAAATGTTTGAGATTTGGTCCATTTTGACTTAATTAATACATCCGGACCAAACGGCTTCCTTGTTAATTTGCTAATTTCTAAGGCTAAAATCAAAGCAGGATTATACATTCTAAACAACCTCTTGAACCTATTCATGGGAACTGGAATAATTAAGTCAATGTCTTGAATTTCACTATTATAGTGTCTATAAAATAATTTACTAAAAGTTTTAGCAAGAATAGTTTTATCCTGGTATTTAAAGGCATGAATTATTTTTTTGCTATGCTCATTAAATTTAATTAGACTACGAGATTTATCATAACAAGGTTTATGTTGAAAGCATTTTGCACAACACATATTATCTAAAATTGATATATCTAATCTACTACCACAAATAATACAGTAGGGTTTTGTAATAAAATCAAGTTTTTTCCAACAATTTTGACAAAAATCCTCTTTAGTTTCAGTCATTTCGGTACAAGACAAGCATCTTGCTGGTAAGATGTAATCTATAAGATAATTATAAAGTCTACTGATTTTGTGTGCGTAATAAAGCAAATTTTTAAGCGATGTCAATGGTTAAATTTACTGGTCTACGAACACATGGGTTTCTAATACCAGACGGATCTGTTGATTCAATAGATACACAAGGACTTTTAATCTCATAAGGAGGACTAGAGGTGCATGATAATAATTGCAATAACACAACAAAAGGCAGAAGAAATCTTAATAATTTTGTCATAATTGTCATTTAAAATAATTTTAGATTTTATGGTTAAGCTATCCTAGTTTGCAATATATCTCAAGTATATTTGATGAAAAATAAGTTTTAGATATAAAAAACATAATAGCTTGTGGTATTTTTCTTGACAAGGATATATAATGCAAAATTGATAAATCAAGGCAATGATGGCAAATACACCCTTTAAAGAAAGATCCCCTTATGCAAAAAAGTATAATAGTTGGCGTATTAGAATTTTATATTCGATAATTGTTGGTTACTCGACATTCATACTTTGTCGTCAGAATTTTAATATTGTAATGCCTGCTTTAATGGAGCATTTTGATGTAACAAAAACTCAACTTGGCTGGATTTTAACAACTGCCTCTATATTTTATGGTATAGGAAAGTTATGTAATGGATTCTTAAGTGATAGATCAAATGCTCGTATATTTATGGTAATTGGTCTTATATGTGTAGGTATTATAACATTGTTATCAGGTTTTGCTTCAAGTATAACATCTCTTGGTATTTTGTGGATTCTGAATCATTGGTTTCAATCCATGGGTTGGCCGCCTGCAACACGTATGTTGACTTATTGGTATGCTTCTAAGGAATTAGGAACGAAATGGTCTTTGGGAGCCACTTCTAATCAAATTGGTGGAGCAATTACTATGATAATGTGTAGTTACTTAATAGATGTTTACGGTTGGGAATCAGCATTTATAATTCCTGGAATAATTGCATTGTTAATATCATTATTTTTATTTAATAGGTTACGTAATTCTCCTAATGAGGTTAATTTACCTATAGTGGAAGAGTATAAAGAATGTGATATATCTCTTGATAGTGATAATTTATTAACGACTCAACAACTAATAAAAATTGTATTTTGTAATAGGTTAATGTGGTATGTGTGTTTTGCCAACATGTTTGTCTATATTGTACGTTCTGGTATAATGTTTTGGGCTTCTGTATTTTTATATGAACTAAAGAATGTTAGTATTACTCAAGTTGGTTGGCAAATTGCTTCTTATGACCTTTTAGGTTTAATTGGTGGTATTGTTGCTGGGTGGATGTCAGATAAAATATTTCAGGGACGACGTGGACCAGTTGGTTCAGTATTTATGTTTGCTTTGGCTTTTACTATTATCTTATTTTGGCAAATACCAAATAAGAATGA
This genomic interval from Candidatus Tisiphia endosymbiont of Dioctria linearis contains the following:
- a CDS encoding citrate synthase, whose product is MKIENVELKIGDKIFNLPVKTASIGQDVIDVSSIYSLTGYFTYDPGFMSTAACKSAMTYIDGDQGILRYRGYDIKTLAERSNFLEVSYLLLNGELPTIDQYKSFSQKITYHSLINEQLRNLFMAFCPSDHPMAIMLAVVGSLSAFYPDFLNVEENERELIAIRMIAKMPTIAAMAYKYSIGQPFIYPDNSLDFTENFLYMMFSTPCEKYKVNQVVKNALDKIFILHADHEQNASTSTVRLAGSSGANPFACISTGIASLWGPAHGGANEAVINMLKEIGTINRIPEYIARAKDKNDPFRLMGFGHRVYKSYDPRAIVLRETCKEVLDELGNRNNPLLQIATELEKIALNDQYFIDRKLYPNVDFYSGIIYQAMGIPSQMFTVLFAMARTVGWMGQWKEMHEDPEQKISRPRQLYTGYVQREFMPYDKR
- a CDS encoding energy transducer TonB, whose amino-acid sequence is MKNNNIVSVSFICSMALHLLIIYFFLFGMPSLFKKLPEEQVIVFEMLPISNQSNVPNKTKQPEKAIENQDVKKVEQSKPDYVEEKKPVEKAVEEKKIVEEKPVEEKKSIEEKPIIEEKKPLEEKPIIEKKKAIEEKKPTEVKKPTEAKKPIEKKKKIPNKSDLDSLLKNLEQSSEGSNAKSNKQARAKENKETQESKGSYDDTLALSISEISLIKQQIERLWSKPIGIQNLEQLRVILYIALNKDGNVKEVKVKETICPNITKTACDALSDSAMRAVWQASPINNLDPQRYDSWKEFNFLFNPSNSNN
- the tolR gene encoding protein TolR; this translates as MAIQLRNLGNNSGNQRARSNLVSEINVTPLVDVMLVLLIIFMITSPMLVSGINVDLPETTSSPLSGQDEPLVISINNKGELYLLESKIERQNLASKLTNITKEKKDTRIFVRGDKNVSYGEVVSVVAEIHTAGFSKVALVSNIKYNEK
- the tolQ gene encoding protein TolQ; the encoded protein is MSTNNNINDVVEITAQSGSSIFSLISSSDIIGKSVMIILVIASIWAWTIIIDKILHLIQVRRKIAVFEVTFWSGTVLDQLYETTKRTINNPLAAIFVAAMNECNRQSSKNLTDALKISHKERIIQSMYLIRNREIERLEQNLGFLATVASSTPFIGLLGTVWGIMHSFQSIAASKNTSLAVVAPGIAEALLATAIGLFAAIPAVIFYNYLSSQIIKINNKIDDFINELSSILSRAIDEGKM
- the der gene encoding ribosome biogenesis GTPase Der: MTKKIVAIIGRPNVGKSTLFNRLAIRKKAIVHDLPGVTRDRKYADAQIGPFDFTVIDTPGLEEAEDEKLEYRMMQQTMEAIIEADLLCLVVDGKEGVLPEDQFFANFIRRYNKKSVLIVNKCEGRFDFAKEYYKLGFDNVVPISAEHGVGMADLYDAITEELENKDGEEELTDQLTDPIKANYIQIVVSGRPNAGKSTFINSIINNERLLTGPEAGITRESIEIDWLYNDNKFKLIDTAGLRKKGTVTKSLEKLSSSDAINSIKFANTVILMVDARTPLEQQDLNIANYVIDQGRSLLIVVNKWDLIERRDQDKFKKEFAYKIETNLPQVRGLPIIFISALKKHNINMVLDESIIIYNLWNKKITTSKLNDWLGFALEQHPLPLQKGGRRVRIKYMTQTKIRPPTFKLFSNNPEKITDSYTRYLINNLRAAFNLPGVPIRFIYTKTENPYVKS
- a CDS encoding ComF family protein produces the protein MTSLKNLLYYAHKISRLYNYLIDYILPARCLSCTEMTETKEDFCQNCWKKLDFITKPYCIICGSRLDISILDNMCCAKCFQHKPCYDKSRSLIKFNEHSKKIIHAFKYQDKTILAKTFSKLFYRHYNSEIQDIDLIIPVPMNRFKRLFRMYNPALILALEISKLTRKPFGPDVLIKSKWTKSQTFLSKKEREKNLSNSLILNKKYQIIGQKILLVDDVLTTGTTVNKCAKILKDSGAECVYVMTIAMT
- a CDS encoding DUF2706 domain-containing protein; amino-acid sequence: MTKLLRFLLPFVVLLQLLSCTSSPPYEIKSPCVSIESTDPSGIRNPCVRRPVNLTIDIA
- a CDS encoding MFS transporter, producing the protein MANTPFKERSPYAKKYNSWRIRILYSIIVGYSTFILCRQNFNIVMPALMEHFDVTKTQLGWILTTASIFYGIGKLCNGFLSDRSNARIFMVIGLICVGIITLLSGFASSITSLGILWILNHWFQSMGWPPATRMLTYWYASKELGTKWSLGATSNQIGGAITMIMCSYLIDVYGWESAFIIPGIIALLISLFLFNRLRNSPNEVNLPIVEEYKECDISLDSDNLLTTQQLIKIVFCNRLMWYVCFANMFVYIVRSGIMFWASVFLYELKNVSITQVGWQIASYDLLGLIGGIVAGWMSDKIFQGRRGPVGSVFMFALAFTIILFWQIPNKNEIFSIITLALVGFFVAGPQVLIGIATADFTNKQTVGTANGLSGLFGHLGSALAGVCIGWISDNLGWDGVFLFFSLSAFSGAILFSLTWNYSSRRTA